From the genome of Candidatus Omnitrophota bacterium, one region includes:
- a CDS encoding MGMT family protein — MTTTAWSHPPRGIAGAAWRRLTAFQQAVYQATARIPRGQTRSYRWVAQRIGHPTAARAVGNALHANPFAPRIPCHRVIRSDGALGGFARGAAAKYQALRREQRAAPCLIPQRVVGYT; from the coding sequence ATGACGACGACGGCATGGTCTCACCCTCCGCGGGGCATTGCTGGGGCCGCGTGGCGTCGCCTGACGGCGTTTCAGCAGGCGGTCTATCAGGCGACGGCGCGCATTCCTCGAGGCCAGACGCGATCCTACCGCTGGGTCGCCCAGCGCATCGGGCATCCGACGGCGGCGCGGGCGGTCGGCAATGCCCTGCATGCCAATCCCTTCGCTCCGCGCATTCCGTGCCATCGCGTGATCCGCTCCGACGGCGCGCTTGGCGGGTTTGCCCGCGGGGCGGCGGCGAAATACCAGGCGCTTCGGCGCGAGCAGCGCGCCGCGCCATGTTTGATCCCGCAGCGCGTCGTCGGGTATACTTAG